The following coding sequences lie in one Myxococcus xanthus genomic window:
- the thrS gene encoding threonine--tRNA ligase codes for MSDIITVTLPDGSQKQTARGTTIADFVRESIGPGLAKAALFARVNGQDMDLARKLDEDVKLQIFTPKSPESLELIRHDAAHVVASAVQKLFPGTQVTIGPATEEGFYYDFFREKPFTPEDLEKIEAEANAELKRDMAFVRTEISMDEAVRLFEEKGEKFKVEIVKDIAAKGAKTLTLYTHGDWVDFCLGPHAPSTGKIGIIKILSSSGAYWRGDHRNPMLQRVYGTAFFDKKQLAEYLTRIEESKKRDHRKLGKELDLFHFHPYSPGSAFWTPKGTTLYTTLSNWMRQLTQNDGYVEIKTPLMFNKGLWETSGHWGKYKENMFLVLDSESGEHDFSLKPMNCPSHHLFYGFKKHSYRDLPLRYHTQDVLHRNEAAGSLGGLTRVRQFAQDDAHIYCTEAQITDEVRRFVKLLDHVYKAVGLTYAVKLSTRPEQRLGDDSLWDRAEGGLKAALESLGLEYELAPGDGAFYGPKIDFAVSDSIGRRWQLGTMQLDYLAPERFDLTYVGEDNAEHRPVVLHRAIFGSFERFTAILIEHFAGAFPAWLAPIQAVLVTVADRQNDYARKVRDSLRAKGYRVEFDERGLSMNAKIREAQLQKVPFTLVVGDNEVSGEGVSPRRYGGEDLKTMKVTDFEALLAKEAALP; via the coding sequence ATGTCCGACATCATCACGGTGACGCTCCCCGACGGCTCGCAGAAGCAGACGGCCCGGGGTACCACCATCGCGGACTTCGTGCGGGAGAGCATCGGTCCCGGCCTGGCGAAGGCCGCCCTCTTCGCGCGCGTGAATGGCCAGGACATGGACCTGGCCCGCAAGCTGGACGAGGACGTGAAGCTGCAGATCTTCACGCCCAAGAGCCCCGAGTCCCTGGAGTTGATCCGCCATGACGCCGCCCACGTGGTGGCCAGCGCGGTGCAGAAGCTCTTCCCGGGCACGCAGGTGACCATCGGTCCCGCGACGGAGGAGGGCTTCTATTACGACTTCTTCCGCGAGAAGCCCTTCACGCCCGAGGACCTGGAGAAGATCGAGGCCGAGGCGAACGCCGAGCTGAAGCGGGACATGGCCTTCGTCCGCACCGAAATCTCCATGGACGAGGCCGTGCGCCTGTTCGAGGAGAAGGGCGAGAAGTTCAAGGTCGAGATCGTCAAGGACATCGCGGCCAAGGGCGCCAAGACGCTGACGCTCTACACACACGGTGACTGGGTGGACTTCTGCCTGGGGCCCCACGCGCCCAGTACGGGGAAGATCGGCATCATCAAGATCCTCTCCTCCAGCGGCGCGTACTGGCGCGGTGACCACCGCAACCCGATGCTCCAGCGCGTTTACGGCACGGCCTTCTTCGACAAGAAGCAGCTGGCGGAGTACCTGACGCGCATCGAGGAGTCGAAGAAGCGCGACCACCGCAAGCTGGGCAAGGAGCTGGACCTCTTCCACTTCCACCCGTACTCGCCGGGCTCCGCCTTCTGGACCCCGAAGGGCACCACGCTCTACACCACGCTGTCGAACTGGATGCGTCAGCTGACGCAGAACGACGGCTACGTGGAGATCAAGACGCCCCTGATGTTCAACAAGGGGTTGTGGGAGACCAGCGGCCACTGGGGCAAGTACAAGGAGAACATGTTCCTCGTGCTCGACAGCGAGTCGGGGGAGCATGACTTCTCGCTCAAGCCGATGAACTGCCCGTCGCACCACCTGTTCTACGGCTTCAAGAAGCACAGCTACCGCGACCTGCCGCTGCGCTACCACACGCAGGACGTGCTGCACCGCAACGAGGCGGCGGGCTCCCTGGGCGGCCTCACGCGCGTGCGCCAATTCGCGCAGGATGACGCGCACATCTACTGCACGGAGGCGCAGATCACCGACGAGGTGCGGCGCTTCGTGAAGCTGCTGGACCACGTCTACAAGGCGGTGGGCCTCACCTACGCGGTGAAGCTGTCCACGCGGCCCGAGCAGCGTCTGGGCGATGACTCCCTGTGGGACCGGGCCGAGGGCGGCCTCAAGGCGGCGCTAGAGTCGTTGGGCCTCGAGTACGAACTGGCCCCGGGTGACGGCGCGTTCTACGGCCCGAAGATCGACTTCGCGGTGTCGGACAGCATCGGCCGCCGGTGGCAGCTGGGCACCATGCAACTGGACTATCTGGCGCCCGAGCGCTTCGACCTGACCTACGTGGGCGAGGACAACGCCGAGCACCGCCCCGTGGTGCTCCACCGCGCCATCTTCGGTTCGTTCGAGCGCTTCACGGCCATCCTCATCGAGCACTTCGCCGGCGCCTTCCCGGCCTGGCTGGCCCCCATCCAGGCGGTGCTGGTGACGGTGGCGGATCGGCAGAACGACTACGCCCGGAAGGTTCGGGACTCCTTGAGGGCGAAGGGTTACCGGGTGGAGTTCGACGAGCGCGGCCTGTCGATGAACGCCAAGATCCGCGAGGCCCAGCTCCAGAAGGTGCCGTTCACCCTGGTGGTGGGCGACAACGAGGTGTCGGGCGAGGGCGTGTCGCCGCGGCGGTACGGCGGCGAGGACCTCAAGACGATGAAGGTGACGGACTTCGAGGCCCTGCTGGCGAAGGAAGCGGCCCTGCCGTGA
- a CDS encoding FKBP-type peptidyl-prolyl cis-trans isomerase, which produces MRSMWTAALVFALGATGAQAQDSKSAKKPAAKAAPATPPAAAPAAPAALSEEDQQTLYTLGLSIGRDLSLFALSPEELKVLQQGLADGLGGKTSDIDPKEQAQRIQAFAKSRQALAGKAALERAAKEPGAEVLPSGVVYKQVQAGTGRSPRAVDTVKVHYEGRLVDGTIFDTSARRGIPVEFPLNGVIPCWTQGVAKMKVGGKAKLTCPGNTAYGERPPSGSRIPPNAVLTFDVELIDIPGDTSRQP; this is translated from the coding sequence ATGCGATCGATGTGGACGGCGGCCCTGGTGTTCGCGCTCGGCGCGACGGGCGCCCAGGCGCAGGACTCGAAGTCGGCGAAGAAGCCCGCGGCCAAGGCCGCACCGGCGACTCCTCCGGCCGCCGCGCCGGCGGCGCCCGCTGCGCTGTCCGAGGAAGACCAGCAGACCCTCTACACGCTCGGCCTCTCCATTGGCCGTGATTTGTCCCTCTTCGCGCTGTCGCCCGAGGAGCTGAAGGTGCTGCAACAGGGCCTGGCCGACGGACTCGGTGGAAAGACGTCCGACATCGACCCGAAGGAGCAGGCGCAGCGGATTCAGGCCTTCGCAAAGAGCCGGCAGGCGCTTGCGGGCAAGGCCGCGCTGGAGCGCGCCGCGAAGGAGCCCGGCGCGGAGGTGCTTCCCTCCGGCGTCGTCTACAAGCAGGTCCAGGCGGGAACCGGCCGCAGCCCGCGCGCCGTCGACACCGTCAAGGTCCACTACGAGGGCCGGCTGGTGGACGGCACCATCTTCGACACCTCCGCCCGCCGCGGAATCCCCGTTGAGTTCCCGCTCAACGGCGTCATCCCCTGCTGGACGCAGGGCGTGGCGAAGATGAAGGTGGGCGGCAAGGCGAAGCTCACCTGCCCCGGCAACACCGCCTACGGCGAGCGGCCGCCCTCCGGCTCGCGCATTCCGCCCAACGCCGTCCTCACCTTCGACGTCGAGCTCATCGACATCCCCGGCGACACGTCCCGGCAGCCGTAG
- a CDS encoding uracil-DNA glycosylase — protein sequence MTKLEALHKEITSCRACPRLVEWREEVARVKRRAYRDWNYWGLPVPGFGDPKARLIIVGLAPAAHGANRTGRMFTGDRSGDFLYAGLHRAGFANQALSEHRDDGLRLKDAFIVSAARCAPPDNKPLPEELARCAPFLDRELALLPGRVMLALGAIGWNAALVALARQGMEVPSPRPAFGHGAELPLPGGRTLLGCYHVSQQNTQTGRLTPAMFDAVMSRVHALLETSNPKARGKS from the coding sequence GTGACGAAGCTGGAGGCGCTGCACAAGGAGATCACCAGCTGCCGGGCCTGTCCCCGGCTGGTGGAGTGGCGGGAGGAGGTGGCGCGGGTGAAGCGCCGCGCCTACCGCGACTGGAACTACTGGGGCCTGCCCGTCCCCGGCTTCGGTGACCCCAAGGCCCGGCTCATCATCGTCGGGCTGGCGCCGGCGGCCCATGGGGCGAACCGGACGGGGCGGATGTTCACCGGGGACCGGTCGGGCGACTTCCTCTATGCCGGGCTGCACCGCGCGGGCTTCGCGAATCAGGCCCTCAGCGAGCACCGGGATGACGGGCTCCGGCTGAAGGACGCCTTCATCGTGTCGGCGGCGCGCTGTGCTCCGCCCGACAACAAGCCCCTCCCAGAGGAGCTGGCCCGCTGCGCGCCGTTCCTGGATCGCGAGCTGGCGCTGCTACCGGGCCGGGTGATGCTCGCGCTGGGGGCCATCGGCTGGAACGCCGCGCTCGTGGCCCTGGCGCGGCAGGGGATGGAGGTTCCGTCGCCTCGGCCTGCGTTCGGGCATGGGGCGGAGCTGCCCCTGCCGGGCGGCCGGACGCTGCTGGGCTGCTACCACGTCAGCCAGCAGAACACGCAGACGGGGCGGCTGACCCCGGCGATGTTCGACGCCGTCATGTCCCGGGTCCACGCGCTGCTGGAAACGTCGAATCCGAAGGCGCGCGGGAAGAGTTGA
- the rpmI gene encoding 50S ribosomal protein L35, producing the protein MPKLKTRSSAKKRFEVKKSGKVKHGKAFAKHLFTFSKTPKSKRSGRGTGHLRDMDAKKVIKEMFPYGG; encoded by the coding sequence ATGCCGAAGTTGAAGACCCGCAGCAGCGCGAAGAAGCGCTTTGAAGTGAAGAAGAGCGGCAAGGTCAAGCACGGCAAGGCCTTCGCGAAGCACCTCTTCACGTTCTCGAAGACGCCGAAGTCCAAGCGCAGCGGCCGCGGCACCGGCCATCTTCGCGACATGGACGCGAAGAAGGTCATCAAGGAGATGTTCCCCTACGGGGGCTGA
- a CDS encoding M2 family metallopeptidase: protein MNRKRPLNSLLRVAAAMALPAFLGCAQDSQVTREAPTPAESPAAASQPTPEEAKAFAEKVNADLKRLWTKQATAEWIKSTYITDDTEQNAAFANEEVLAYVNGAIKEARRFEGLTLDADTARILHLLKVSQALPAPSDAERRSELAATAAKLEGLYGKGKYCGPDGKGKCRDLEVLSDVIAESRNYDELLDAWQGWHSVARPMRPMYERLVSLSNEGAKDIGFNDLGTLWRSAYDMPPAEFEVEAQRLWGQVKPLYDDLHCYVRGRLAKQYGADKVPDGKPIPAHLLGNMWAQEWNNIYPLVEPFPGQASLDVDSALKQQKYDALRMVKLGEKFFTSLGLKELPQSFFERSQFTKPVGRDVVCHASAWDVNFSNDLRVKMCIKPTEEDLVTIHHELGHNYYFTYYYQLPVLYQAGANDGFHEAIGDALTLSITPGYLQQAGLLKAVPKNEKNLINLQMKDALEKIAFLPFGLLVDQWRWEVFSGRVQPADYNKSWWTLREKYQGVAAPVARSEQDFDPGAKYHVPANVPYTRYFLARILQFQFHKALCEASGYKGALHECSIYGNKEAGKRLQAMLELGASKPWPDALQAMTGTRQMDATPLLDYFSPLRTWLQAQNKGQKCGW, encoded by the coding sequence ATGAACCGGAAACGTCCCCTGAATTCCCTCCTGCGTGTGGCCGCGGCCATGGCGCTGCCCGCCTTCCTGGGGTGTGCCCAGGATTCGCAAGTGACGCGCGAGGCGCCCACGCCCGCCGAGTCTCCCGCCGCCGCGTCGCAGCCCACGCCGGAAGAGGCGAAGGCCTTCGCGGAGAAGGTGAACGCGGACCTCAAGCGCCTGTGGACGAAGCAGGCCACCGCGGAGTGGATCAAGTCCACGTACATCACCGATGACACCGAGCAGAACGCCGCCTTCGCCAACGAAGAGGTGCTGGCCTACGTCAACGGCGCCATCAAGGAGGCACGGCGCTTCGAGGGCCTGACGTTGGACGCGGACACCGCGCGCATTCTGCACCTGCTCAAGGTGTCCCAGGCGCTGCCGGCGCCGTCGGACGCGGAGAGGCGGTCCGAGCTGGCCGCCACGGCGGCGAAGCTGGAGGGCCTCTACGGCAAGGGCAAGTACTGTGGGCCGGACGGGAAGGGGAAGTGCCGCGACCTGGAGGTGCTGTCCGACGTCATCGCGGAGAGCCGCAACTACGACGAGTTGCTGGACGCGTGGCAGGGCTGGCACTCCGTGGCCCGTCCCATGCGGCCGATGTACGAGCGGCTGGTGTCCCTCTCCAACGAGGGCGCGAAGGACATCGGCTTCAACGACCTGGGCACGCTGTGGCGCTCCGCGTACGACATGCCTCCGGCCGAGTTCGAGGTCGAGGCCCAGCGCCTGTGGGGCCAGGTGAAGCCGCTCTATGACGACCTGCACTGCTACGTGCGCGGCCGTCTGGCGAAGCAGTACGGCGCCGACAAGGTGCCCGATGGCAAGCCGATTCCCGCGCACCTGCTGGGCAACATGTGGGCGCAGGAGTGGAACAACATCTACCCGCTGGTGGAGCCCTTCCCCGGGCAGGCCAGCCTGGATGTGGACTCGGCGCTGAAGCAGCAGAAGTATGACGCGCTGCGCATGGTGAAGCTGGGTGAGAAGTTCTTCACCTCGCTGGGCCTCAAGGAGCTGCCGCAGAGCTTCTTCGAGCGCTCGCAGTTCACCAAGCCCGTGGGGCGCGATGTCGTCTGCCACGCCAGCGCCTGGGACGTGAACTTCAGCAACGACCTGCGCGTCAAGATGTGCATCAAGCCCACGGAGGAGGACCTCGTCACCATCCACCACGAGCTGGGCCACAACTACTACTTCACGTACTACTACCAGCTCCCGGTGCTCTATCAGGCCGGCGCGAACGACGGCTTCCACGAGGCCATTGGTGACGCGCTCACGCTGTCCATCACCCCGGGCTACCTGCAGCAGGCGGGGTTGCTGAAGGCGGTTCCGAAGAACGAGAAGAACCTCATCAACCTGCAGATGAAGGACGCGCTGGAGAAGATTGCCTTCCTGCCGTTCGGTCTGCTCGTGGACCAGTGGCGCTGGGAGGTGTTCTCCGGCCGCGTGCAGCCGGCGGACTACAACAAGTCCTGGTGGACGCTGCGAGAGAAGTACCAGGGCGTCGCCGCGCCGGTGGCCCGTTCGGAGCAGGACTTCGACCCGGGGGCCAAGTACCACGTGCCCGCAAACGTTCCATATACGCGGTATTTCCTGGCGCGCATCCTCCAGTTCCAGTTCCACAAGGCGCTCTGCGAGGCGTCCGGCTACAAGGGCGCCCTCCACGAGTGCTCCATCTATGGGAACAAGGAGGCCGGCAAGCGGCTCCAGGCCATGTTGGAGCTGGGTGCGAGCAAGCCGTGGCCCGACGCGCTCCAGGCCATGACGGGAACCCGGCAGATGGATGCCACGCCGCTGCTCGACTACTTCAGCCCGCTGCGCACCTGGCTCCAGGCGCAGAACAAGGGCCAGAAGTGCGGTTGGTGA
- the pheS gene encoding phenylalanine--tRNA ligase subunit alpha — translation MRDRLLALAESARREIGGASELSAVEALRVRYLGKKGELSGVLGGMGKLPPDERRSLGEVANSVKAELEKLLAEAVERAEAAALEAQLQGPGLDVTLPGRGVALGSRHPVSRTMEEIVRTFSRLGFDVASGPEIELDYFNFEALNLPKDHPARDMQDTFYVDEATLGHAKKADSSALLRTHTSPVQVRYMLNRKPPIRAVMPGRVYRRDSDITHTPMFHQVEGLLVDKGVTFAELKGSLAAFVTAFFGSDTRTRFRPSFFPFTEPSAEVDITCTNCGGKGCRICKQTGWLEVLGSGMVHPNVFTSAGYDPNEVTGYAFGMGVERIAMLRYRIDDLRMMFENDARFLEQF, via the coding sequence ATGCGGGATCGGTTGCTGGCGCTCGCGGAGTCCGCGAGGCGGGAGATTGGCGGCGCGTCGGAGCTGTCCGCGGTGGAAGCACTGCGGGTCCGCTACCTGGGCAAGAAGGGCGAGCTGTCCGGCGTGCTGGGCGGTATGGGCAAGCTGCCCCCGGACGAGCGGCGCTCGCTGGGCGAGGTGGCCAACAGCGTGAAGGCGGAGCTGGAGAAGCTGCTCGCCGAGGCCGTGGAGCGCGCCGAGGCGGCCGCGCTGGAGGCCCAGCTTCAGGGCCCGGGCCTGGACGTGACGCTGCCGGGACGCGGCGTGGCGCTGGGCAGCCGGCACCCCGTGTCGCGGACGATGGAGGAGATTGTCCGGACCTTCTCACGGCTCGGCTTCGACGTGGCCAGCGGCCCGGAGATCGAGCTGGATTACTTCAACTTCGAGGCGCTGAACCTGCCGAAGGACCACCCCGCGCGGGACATGCAGGACACCTTCTACGTGGACGAGGCCACGCTGGGCCACGCGAAGAAGGCGGACAGCTCGGCGCTGCTGCGCACGCACACGTCCCCGGTGCAGGTCCGGTACATGCTCAACCGCAAGCCGCCCATCCGCGCGGTGATGCCGGGCCGGGTGTACCGGCGCGACTCGGACATCACTCACACGCCAATGTTCCACCAGGTGGAAGGCCTGCTGGTGGACAAGGGCGTGACGTTCGCCGAGCTGAAGGGCTCGTTGGCGGCGTTCGTGACGGCGTTCTTCGGTTCGGACACGCGCACGCGCTTCCGCCCGTCCTTCTTCCCCTTCACGGAGCCCTCCGCGGAGGTGGACATCACCTGCACGAACTGCGGTGGGAAGGGCTGCCGCATCTGCAAGCAGACCGGGTGGTTGGAGGTGCTGGGCAGCGGCATGGTGCACCCGAACGTCTTCACCTCGGCCGGGTATGACCCGAACGAGGTGACGGGCTACGCGTTCGGCATGGGCGTGGAGCGCATCGCCATGCTGCGCTACCGCATCGACGACCTGCGGATGATGTTCGAGAACGACGCGCGCTTCCTCGAGCAGTTCTGA
- a CDS encoding cold-shock protein, which produces MATGTVKWFNDAKGFGFLTQDGGGEDVFCHHTAINMDGFRTLQEGQKVEFEVTRGPKGLQAQNVRAA; this is translated from the coding sequence ATGGCTACTGGTACCGTGAAGTGGTTCAACGATGCGAAGGGTTTCGGCTTCCTCACCCAGGACGGTGGTGGTGAGGACGTGTTCTGCCACCACACCGCCATCAACATGGATGGCTTCCGCACCCTCCAGGAGGGCCAGAAGGTGGAGTTCGAAGTGACCCGCGGCCCCAAGGGCCTGCAGGCCCAGAACGTCCGCGCGGCCTGA
- a CDS encoding AI-2E family transporter — MPPPRGQGKSAAETARVQVAEPVAVAETALSETDARRIDLWWSAVMVGSLGLVFALLSVFGGVAVPVLLALSGAYIFNPIVTELEKRRLDRTWGTTLVFAAGTLMLVGAVLYLIPVFREEASKLPDFFNRASTQVVPKVEGLVGHSLPDLVRQRTTELGKQASELVQSAGPAAARILASFAGNTARLVVTLLGLSVVPVLAFFFLQDYPRLMGMVKDLLPRRAVGLVSRRFAEVDEVLSAFVRGQLIVGGVLSVIYAAGLSAARIDMAIVIGVIAGFGNMVPYLGTGVGIVLSLVGLMLSWQGPWQLAAVAATFVIGQMLEGFVITPRIVGEKVGLAPVAIILAILAFGELFGFVGILLAVPVAAILKVVLSVVVERYRRTRLYTGEPKSP, encoded by the coding sequence GTGCCGCCGCCGCGGGGACAGGGCAAGTCCGCGGCCGAGACCGCCCGTGTGCAAGTCGCCGAACCCGTGGCGGTGGCCGAGACCGCCCTGTCCGAGACGGACGCCCGGCGCATCGACCTGTGGTGGTCGGCGGTGATGGTAGGCTCGCTGGGGCTGGTGTTCGCGCTGCTCTCCGTCTTTGGCGGTGTGGCGGTGCCAGTGCTGCTCGCGCTGTCGGGCGCGTACATCTTCAACCCCATCGTCACCGAGCTGGAGAAGCGGCGGCTGGACCGCACGTGGGGGACGACGCTCGTCTTCGCGGCGGGGACGCTGATGTTGGTGGGCGCGGTGCTGTACCTCATCCCGGTGTTCCGGGAGGAGGCGTCGAAGCTGCCGGATTTCTTCAACCGCGCGAGCACCCAGGTGGTGCCGAAGGTGGAAGGGCTGGTGGGGCATTCGTTGCCGGACCTGGTGCGCCAGCGCACCACCGAGCTGGGAAAGCAAGCGTCAGAGCTGGTCCAGAGCGCGGGGCCGGCGGCGGCGCGCATCCTGGCGAGCTTCGCGGGCAACACGGCGCGGCTGGTGGTGACGTTGCTGGGCCTGTCGGTGGTGCCGGTGCTGGCCTTCTTCTTCCTGCAGGACTACCCCCGGCTGATGGGCATGGTGAAGGACCTGCTGCCCCGGCGCGCGGTCGGGCTGGTGAGCCGGCGCTTCGCGGAGGTGGACGAGGTGCTCTCCGCCTTCGTGCGCGGCCAGCTCATCGTGGGCGGCGTGCTGTCGGTCATCTATGCGGCGGGCCTGTCAGCGGCGCGCATCGACATGGCCATCGTCATTGGTGTGATTGCCGGCTTCGGCAACATGGTGCCGTACCTGGGCACGGGCGTGGGCATCGTGCTGTCGCTGGTGGGGCTCATGCTGTCGTGGCAGGGGCCGTGGCAGTTGGCGGCGGTGGCGGCCACCTTCGTCATCGGGCAGATGCTGGAGGGCTTCGTCATCACCCCGCGAATCGTGGGGGAGAAGGTCGGGCTGGCGCCGGTGGCGATCATCCTGGCCATCCTCGCCTTCGGTGAGCTGTTCGGCTTCGTGGGCATCCTGCTGGCGGTGCCGGTGGCGGCCATCCTCAAGGTGGTCCTGAGCGTGGTGGTGGAGCGCTACCGCCGGACGCGGCTCTACACGGGGGAGCCCAAGTCGCCGTGA
- a CDS encoding PEGA domain-containing protein — protein sequence MRKLLLLVMVSTFAGCAKRQEPESLLKARELMAEAQNSSGNLALLCEPVDAEVYLDGVWQGLCSDFSGSPKALRVGSGLHEIEVKKQGYWPYTTYFEPSRARARLTIQLRASGPKAGGSE from the coding sequence ATGCGGAAGCTTTTGCTGTTGGTGATGGTGTCCACGTTCGCTGGGTGTGCGAAGCGTCAGGAGCCCGAGTCCCTGCTCAAGGCCCGCGAGCTGATGGCGGAAGCCCAGAACTCCAGCGGCAACCTGGCCCTGCTCTGCGAACCCGTGGACGCGGAGGTGTACCTGGATGGCGTCTGGCAGGGGCTCTGCAGCGACTTCTCGGGTTCCCCCAAGGCGCTGCGAGTGGGCAGCGGCCTGCACGAGATTGAAGTGAAGAAGCAGGGGTACTGGCCCTATACGACGTACTTCGAGCCCAGCCGGGCCCGAGCGCGGCTGACCATCCAGCTTCGCGCCTCTGGGCCGAAGGCCGGCGGTTCGGAGTGA
- the rplT gene encoding 50S ribosomal protein L20 — MRVKKGVKARRRRNRILKLAKGFRGRRKNCYKRANQAVERALDYASRDRMQRKRDFRRLWIVRINAAARTVGLSYSKLIAGLAKAKIGLDRKVLSDMAIADPSGFAAVANIAKAA, encoded by the coding sequence ATGCGCGTGAAGAAGGGTGTAAAGGCTCGTCGTCGTCGTAATAGGATTTTGAAGCTGGCCAAGGGTTTCCGCGGCCGTCGGAAGAACTGCTACAAGCGCGCCAACCAGGCGGTTGAGCGGGCGCTGGACTACGCCAGCCGCGACCGCATGCAGCGCAAGCGGGACTTCCGTCGCCTGTGGATCGTCCGCATCAACGCGGCCGCCCGCACGGTGGGCCTCTCCTATTCGAAGCTGATCGCGGGCCTCGCGAAGGCGAAGATCGGCCTGGACCGCAAGGTTCTGTCCGACATGGCCATCGCGGATCCGTCGGGTTTTGCGGCCGTCGCCAACATCGCGAAGGCGGCCTGA
- a CDS encoding PilZ domain-containing protein: MSDKRKNKRAPLDIYLNKYMGGVPYMSRAADISQEGLSLARLLEPQHEAKRIGLQFQLPGSEEIIYAEGEVVREWAELGAKRERSGVRFTLLTDRHRKMIDAYVDRHGNEN, from the coding sequence ATGAGCGACAAGCGGAAGAACAAGCGGGCGCCCCTCGACATCTACCTGAACAAGTACATGGGTGGCGTGCCGTACATGTCGCGGGCCGCGGACATCAGCCAGGAAGGGCTGAGCCTCGCCCGGCTGCTCGAGCCTCAGCACGAGGCCAAGCGCATCGGTCTCCAGTTCCAGCTCCCGGGCTCGGAGGAGATCATCTACGCCGAGGGTGAAGTGGTCCGTGAGTGGGCCGAGCTGGGGGCCAAGCGCGAGCGCTCTGGTGTGCGCTTCACGCTGCTCACCGACCGTCACCGCAAGATGATCGACGCCTACGTCGACCGTCACGGCAACGAGAACTGA